Proteins found in one Sporosarcina jeotgali genomic segment:
- a CDS encoding DUF3169 family protein yields MRLVMYGLLGAVVGFIGMYLMLSVQLNFNFLTIAYPVNVVLTTLTLLLLVYVGVSILQMRKKANSTVSGDAEDERDIWLYKKFSDTNMIVIASVVFGIASVAISIITEQATWLETSSIIIGTAAFILSLAVTSLVNSFFPDRKLPSISEKDYGKKLLAASDEGERHVMLEGLYRSFNTLNTTLILGLFLLIFYSVFTGTSQLFAIFLIGAVIIGANAQYYLLIRNKS; encoded by the coding sequence ATGAGGTTAGTTATGTATGGGTTACTTGGTGCGGTGGTGGGGTTCATTGGCATGTATCTAATGCTTTCCGTTCAGCTGAACTTTAACTTTTTAACAATTGCATATCCTGTGAATGTGGTTTTAACAACACTAACATTATTGCTGCTTGTGTATGTAGGAGTCAGCATCCTGCAAATGCGTAAAAAAGCAAATTCAACGGTATCAGGTGATGCGGAAGATGAGCGGGATATATGGCTCTATAAAAAGTTTAGTGATACGAACATGATTGTTATTGCCAGTGTTGTATTTGGAATTGCCTCAGTTGCGATTTCAATTATTACGGAACAGGCAACTTGGCTTGAAACGAGTTCAATAATCATAGGGACAGCAGCATTTATTCTTTCACTGGCTGTAACAAGTTTGGTCAATTCGTTTTTTCCTGATCGGAAGCTGCCATCTATTTCTGAAAAAGACTACGGCAAAAAATTGCTGGCGGCATCTGATGAAGGTGAACGCCATGTCATGCTGGAGGGACTCTATCGTTCGTTTAATACGCTAAATACCACACTCATCTTAGGGCTGTTTCTGCTAATATTCTACTCTGTTTTTACAGGTACATCTCAATTGTTCGCCATATTTTTGATAGGTGCTGTGATCATTGGTGCAAATGCCCAATACTATTTACTGATTCGCAATAAATCATGA
- a CDS encoding helix-turn-helix transcriptional regulator gives MKTRLKELRARNGLNQTELAKRAKVSRQTISLIEREEFIPSLLIAVRIARIFNEAIESVFLFEEEEIE, from the coding sequence GTGAAAACACGTTTGAAAGAATTGCGTGCACGGAATGGACTGAATCAGACAGAGCTTGCAAAACGAGCAAAAGTATCGCGGCAGACGATCAGTTTAATCGAGCGGGAGGAATTCATCCCATCTTTGCTGATTGCTGTACGAATTGCGAGGATTTTTAATGAAGCGATTGAAAGTGTTTTTCTATTCGAAGAGGAGGAGATCGAATGA